In Streptomyces canus, one DNA window encodes the following:
- a CDS encoding ABC1 kinase family protein yields MSDLPRKAVTRTAKLAALPLGFAGRATWGLGKRIVGESAEIVGRELQQRTADQLFKVLGELKGGAMKFGQALSVFESALPEEVAGPYRAALTKLQEAAPPMPTRTVHTVLEERLGEDWRELFAEFDDKPSAAASIGQVHRAVWHDGREVAVKVQYPGAGEALLSDLNQLGRFARLLGPLVPGIDIKPLIAELRDRVSEELDYGLEAQAQQVHAEEFADDPDVVVPAVVHQSDQVLITEWIDGVPLSEVISDGTQEQRDRAGQLLARFLFSGPARTGLLHADPHPGNFRLLPGGPGDQEDWRLGVLDFGTVDRLPGGLPDTIGTSLRMTLDGEAEAVYELLRVEGFVKESIELDPDAVLDYLLPIIEPAEVDAFTFSRGWMRSQAARIADPRSPAHQLGKQLNLPPAYLLIHRVTLSTIGVLCQLGATVRLREELEEWLPGFVPEEELDEEGSAAEA; encoded by the coding sequence ATGTCTGATCTTCCCCGGAAGGCGGTCACCCGGACCGCCAAGCTCGCCGCGCTCCCGCTCGGCTTCGCCGGGCGGGCCACCTGGGGACTCGGCAAGCGGATCGTGGGCGAGTCCGCGGAGATCGTCGGCCGCGAGCTGCAACAGCGCACCGCCGACCAGTTGTTCAAGGTGCTCGGGGAGCTCAAGGGCGGTGCCATGAAGTTCGGCCAGGCCCTGTCCGTCTTCGAGTCGGCGCTCCCCGAGGAGGTCGCCGGCCCCTATCGCGCGGCCCTGACGAAGCTGCAGGAGGCGGCGCCCCCGATGCCGACGCGCACCGTGCACACCGTGCTCGAGGAGCGGCTGGGCGAGGACTGGCGGGAGCTGTTCGCCGAGTTCGACGACAAGCCCTCGGCGGCGGCGTCCATCGGCCAGGTGCACCGGGCCGTGTGGCACGACGGGCGGGAGGTGGCGGTCAAGGTCCAGTACCCGGGAGCCGGCGAGGCCCTGCTGTCCGACCTGAACCAACTGGGCCGCTTCGCCCGTCTGCTGGGGCCCCTCGTCCCCGGGATCGACATCAAGCCGCTCATCGCCGAGCTGCGCGACCGGGTCTCGGAGGAACTCGACTACGGCCTGGAGGCACAGGCCCAGCAGGTCCATGCGGAGGAGTTCGCGGACGATCCGGACGTCGTGGTCCCGGCCGTGGTCCACCAAAGCGACCAGGTCCTGATCACGGAGTGGATCGACGGTGTGCCCCTGTCGGAGGTGATCTCCGACGGCACCCAGGAGCAGCGCGACCGCGCCGGACAACTCCTGGCCCGCTTCCTCTTCTCCGGCCCCGCGCGCACCGGCCTGCTGCACGCCGACCCCCACCCGGGCAACTTCCGGCTCCTGCCCGGCGGTCCTGGCGACCAGGAGGACTGGCGCCTGGGCGTCCTGGACTTCGGCACGGTGGACCGGCTTCCCGGCGGTCTGCCGGACACCATCGGCACCTCCCTGCGCATGACGCTGGACGGCGAGGCGGAAGCGGTTTACGAACTCCTGCGCGTGGAGGGCTTCGTCAAGGAGTCGATAGAGCTGGACCCCGACGCGGTGCTCGACTACCTCCTGCCGATCATCGAACCGGCCGAGGTCGACGCGTTCACCTTCAGCCGCGGCTGGATGCGCAGCCAGGCCGCCCGGATCGCCGACCCCCGCTCCCCCGCCCACCAACTGGGCAAACAGCTCAACCTCCCTCCGGCATACCTCCTGATACACCGGGTCACCCTGAGCACCATCGGCGTCCTGTGCCAGCTGGGCGCGACCGTCCGTCTGCGTGAGGAACTGGAGGAGTGGCTGCCGGGGTTCGTGCCGGAGGAGGAGCTGGACGAGGAGGGTTCCGCGGCGGAGGCGTGA
- a CDS encoding M48 metallopeptidase family protein, whose product MPADPLHSAGKPQRSTTSQPPSGSGASAIEVRRSSRRRRTVSAYREGDRTVVLIPARMSEAEEQRWVSVMLDKLAAQESKRVLGDTELSERAQRLSAQYFDGRARPASVRWVTNQNTRWGSCTPSEGSIRLSHRLQGMPEYVVDYVLLHELAHLLVPGHGPRFWRLLEAYPRTERAKGYLEGVVAADRLPHLPVTDGE is encoded by the coding sequence GTGCCCGCCGACCCACTGCACAGCGCCGGAAAGCCACAGCGCAGTACGACGAGCCAGCCGCCGAGCGGCTCGGGGGCGAGCGCGATCGAGGTGCGCAGGAGCAGCCGTCGCCGCCGGACGGTCTCCGCGTACCGCGAGGGCGATCGCACCGTCGTGCTCATCCCTGCCCGGATGTCCGAGGCCGAGGAGCAGCGCTGGGTGAGCGTCATGCTCGACAAGCTGGCCGCCCAGGAGAGCAAACGGGTCCTCGGCGACACGGAGCTCTCCGAGCGCGCCCAGCGCCTTTCGGCCCAGTACTTCGACGGCCGGGCACGGCCCGCCTCGGTCCGCTGGGTCACCAACCAGAACACCCGCTGGGGCTCGTGCACCCCGTCCGAGGGCAGCATTCGGCTCTCGCACCGGCTCCAGGGCATGCCGGAGTACGTCGTCGACTACGTCCTGCTCCATGAGCTCGCGCATCTGCTCGTGCCGGGACACGGGCCCCGTTTCTGGCGGTTGCTGGAGGCTTATCCGCGTACCGAGCGGGCCAAGGGCTATCTCGAAGGCGTGGTCGCCGCGGACCGGTTGCCGCATCTTCCGGTCACCGACGGAGAGTGA
- a CDS encoding TOMM precursor leader peptide-binding protein, with translation MVPQMKPALRRGWRDLNTVQFGMTPAHAMTLGPMDTATGSFLDLINGTRGLALLREEGRRMDLPEGQVDTLVGRLARAGLVDDARGGGPDADALRGKKEVLDRLAPDLASLSLTTSEPGDAMRVLAARRSLRVQVRGSGRVGVVLAALLSGAGVGEVDVRDGGRVEPWDVAPGGLSADSVGDRRDTAARRAVSAAAPGRPPRGGSRASVGADDPGFSLVILAPRDDVDVHAPAPATGEPLVRSGTPHLYAGVVEATGVVGPLVLPGETGCAGCLHETRTDRDQAWPRLVAQWRSGSRRLSARPCDLALASTVAGLAAAHALAFLDGRLPSSAGARWEVSLPGLSWHARPVWPHPACPCGAAEKGKGEHTSKEEAAHETMTEHGSSEELCRKATAPRPAGTWRAHV, from the coding sequence ATGGTTCCGCAGATGAAACCCGCGCTCCGGCGCGGCTGGCGCGATCTCAACACCGTGCAGTTCGGGATGACCCCGGCGCACGCGATGACGCTGGGCCCGATGGACACGGCGACGGGCAGCTTCCTCGACCTGATCAACGGCACGCGCGGTCTCGCGCTGCTGCGGGAGGAGGGACGCCGTATGGATCTGCCCGAGGGCCAGGTCGACACGCTGGTGGGACGGCTCGCACGCGCCGGACTCGTCGACGACGCGAGGGGCGGCGGGCCGGACGCGGACGCGCTGCGGGGGAAGAAGGAGGTCCTCGACCGGCTGGCACCCGACCTGGCGTCCCTCTCGCTGACCACCTCGGAGCCGGGTGATGCGATGAGGGTCCTGGCCGCACGCCGTTCACTGCGCGTGCAGGTCAGGGGCTCCGGCCGGGTGGGTGTGGTGCTGGCCGCGCTGCTCTCGGGCGCCGGCGTCGGGGAGGTCGACGTGCGGGACGGCGGACGGGTCGAGCCCTGGGACGTCGCCCCCGGTGGGCTGTCCGCCGACTCCGTCGGCGACCGCAGGGACACGGCGGCACGCCGGGCGGTGTCCGCGGCGGCTCCGGGGCGCCCGCCCCGCGGGGGCTCCCGGGCCTCGGTCGGGGCGGACGACCCCGGTTTCTCCCTGGTGATCCTGGCCCCGCGGGACGACGTCGACGTGCACGCGCCCGCCCCGGCCACCGGCGAGCCCCTCGTCCGGTCCGGCACACCTCATCTGTACGCCGGTGTGGTCGAGGCGACAGGAGTGGTCGGCCCTCTCGTCCTGCCGGGCGAGACGGGATGCGCGGGCTGTCTGCACGAGACGCGGACCGACCGCGACCAGGCCTGGCCCCGGCTGGTCGCCCAGTGGCGTTCGGGCAGCAGGCGGCTTTCGGCGCGGCCGTGTGACCTGGCACTGGCCAGTACAGTCGCCGGACTTGCGGCCGCGCACGCGCTCGCTTTCCTGGACGGCCGCCTCCCGTCGAGCGCGGGCGCCCGCTGGGAGGTCTCGCTGCCCGGTCTGAGCTGGCACGCACGGCCGGTCTGGCCGCATCCCGCATGTCCGTGCGGGGCCGCGGAGAAAGGTAAGGGAGAACACACCTCCAAGGAGGAGGCTGCGCACGAGACAATGACGGAGCATGGGTCGTCGGAGGAGTTGTGCCGCAAGGCAACCGCGCCACGGCCTGCTGGGACCTGGAGGGCGCATGTCTGA
- a CDS encoding WhiB family transcriptional regulator, whose protein sequence is MQLEAHAPSVPPSETIPPPGLTEDSALTPLTALTALDDAIENLGVPVPCRSYDPEVFFAESPADVEYAKSLCRTCPLMEACLAGAKERREPWGVWGGELFVQGVVVARKRPRGRPRKNPVTA, encoded by the coding sequence GTGCAACTCGAAGCGCACGCCCCGTCCGTACCGCCTTCCGAAACGATCCCCCCGCCCGGCCTCACGGAGGACTCCGCCTTGACTCCGCTCACCGCGCTCACCGCGCTCGACGACGCCATCGAGAACCTCGGCGTACCCGTCCCCTGCCGTTCCTACGACCCGGAGGTCTTCTTCGCCGAGTCGCCGGCCGACGTCGAGTACGCCAAGTCCCTCTGCCGCACCTGCCCGCTGATGGAGGCCTGCCTCGCCGGCGCCAAGGAGCGGCGTGAGCCCTGGGGCGTCTGGGGTGGCGAGCTGTTCGTCCAGGGTGTCGTCGTCGCCCGGAAGCGGCCGCGTGGTCGCCCGCGCAAGAACCCGGTCACGGCATGA